From the genome of Anopheles moucheti chromosome 3, idAnoMoucSN_F20_07, whole genome shotgun sequence, one region includes:
- the LOC128304003 gene encoding NADH dehydrogenase [ubiquinone] 1 alpha subcomplex subunit 13 encodes MSSPAKLQDLPPKGGYQNIPFQRVPAKTYFKGWQMIAGYAGISTAGLFLYWLNVKENHRNDIEMRSAKNVIYPLLLAERDREYMKQLRRNRDEEAELMKNVEGWEVGTWYGEPVFKTIPKDKLVEPTFQEFYVHTDYKHMAKRSDIKLMN; translated from the exons ATGAGCAGCCCCGCTAAATTACAGGACCTTCCACCGAAGGGAGGCTACCAGAACATCCCATTCCAGCGGGTCCCTGCGAAGACCTACTTCAAAG GATGGCAAATGATCGCTGGCTATGCCGGTATTTCGACCGCTGGTTTGTTCCTGTACTGGCTGAACGTGAaggaaaaccatcgaaatgaCATCGAGATGCGATCCGCAAAGAACGTCATCTATCCATTGCTGCTAGCGGAAAGAGATCGCGAATACATGAAGCAGCTACGACGAAACCGTGATGAAGAGGCTGAATTGATGAAAAACGTGGAAGGATGGGAG GTTGGTACCTGGTACGGTGAGCCGGTGTTCAAGACGATTCCGAAGGATAAGCTGGTCGAACCGACTTTCCAAGAGTTTTATGTGCACACTGATTACAAACATATGGCGAAGCGTTCCGATATTAAATTGATGAACTAA
- the LOC128303998 gene encoding tetraspanin-3-like: MRFFVNSESRDSLAHPYFGQSTVKIVHSSVHHSHGEVVAIVIAMEELKPSGGWSKKWIKVFFCMICTMLCYLGVLLLTIGSVGRIQYEQLDILMDIRMYRMVLFLMLVATLCLVLAFIGFLGIWRENRPVLYTFCLLLIVFSLMESTVAFLGYTQKYSMEMEMETKLWFSVNRYSLDVSMQPYVDTYQTQLKCCGVHNYTDWLAALPPDDYTLNDEDLITQLVPLSCCDLEDTTKCTIYDAGCHTRLYDIFYDTGKTVIINTLITVLLQLCGAALGFFLVRKLRMFTFMDEELFHAEKHNPFAYSKMQSTTLSSEKL, translated from the exons ATGAGATTTTTCGTGAATTCCGAGTCCCGTGATTCTTTAGCACATCCTTATTTTGG CCAAAGCACGGTAAAAATTGTTCATAGCTCAGTTCATCACAGCCACGGTGAAGTGGTCGCAATCGTAATCGCAATGGAAGAGTTAAAGCCGTCCGGAGGATGGTCCAAAAAATGGATCAAGGTTTTCTTCTGCATGATCTGTACCATGCTTTGT TACTTGGGCGTACTGTTGTTAACGATCGGGTCGGTAGGCAGAATACAGTATGAACAGCTGGATATTCTCATGGATATACGAATGTACCGAATGGTTTTGTTCCTGATGTTGGTAGCTACACTGTGTCTGGTACTAGCATTCATAGGATTCCTCGGCATTTGGAGAGAAAACCGTCCTGTATTGTATACG TTCTGTTTGCTGCTGATCGTTTTTTCGCTAATGGAAAGTACAGTAGCTTTTCTTGGGTACACACAAAAATACagcatggaaatggaaatggaaaccaAGCTGTGGTTTTCCGTAAATCGGTATTCACTCGACGTCAGTATGCAACCTTACGTGGATACGTATCAAACACAG CTCAAGTGTTGCGGAGTCCACAACTACACCGATTGGCTTGCGGCTCTACCTCCAGATGATTACACCTTGAACGATGAGGATCTGATAACGCAGCTTGTTCCTCTTTCCTGCTGTGATCTTGAGGATACAACGAAATGTACAATCTATGATGCCGGTTGCCATACCCGTCTGTATGACATTTTTTACGATACGGGCAAAACGGTAATCATTAACACGCTAATAACGGTGCTGTTACAG CTTTGTGGGGCTGCATTAGGGTTCTTTTTAGTACGTAAGCTGAGAATGTTTACATTCATGGATGAAGAGCTGTTCCACGCGGAAAAGCACAACCCATTTGCGTATTCCAAAATGCAAAGCACAACTCTATCGAGCGAAAAATTGTGA
- the LOC128303385 gene encoding CD63 antigen yields the protein MALSTSANFIKYLLFLFNFFFAITGVIIMAVGLTVQGAYHNFRDILDAKFFSIPTFLVVIGSFIFVIAFFGCCGAYKENYCMILTFSVLLILIFILELAAGISGYVLRNDTRELVSNALNSSMKSYGGENGGDITLIWDEIQVDFDCCGVYNSSDWSRANPTKFNETFLPMTCCRKQTGAVGYVSCPDPNSATLRKTGCIDSFGDFIKAHAVSLGAAGIALAVIQFFGILFACYLAKQIKVQGVSSTY from the exons ATGGCTCTTTCAACTAGTGctaatttcattaaatatttgttattcCTATTTAACTTTTTCTTCGCG ATCACGGGCGTAATTATAATGGCCGTTGGTTTGACGGTTCAAGGAGCGTATCACAATTTCCGGGACATTCTCGATGCAAAATTTTTCAGTATTCCCACCTTCCTAGTGGTGATCGGATCGTTTATCTTTGTGATTGCCTTTTTCGGGTGCTGTGGCGCTTATAAGGAAAATTATTGCATGATCCTAACG TTTTCGGTCCtgttaattttgatttttattctgGAACTGGCGGCTGGAATCAGCGGATATGTGCTGCGTAATGATACCAGGGAGCTTGTTAGTAATGCGCTCAACTCCTCCATGAAGAGCTACGGTGGAGAGAATGGTGGTGATATTACATTGATTTGGGACGAGATTCAGGTCGAC TTCGATTGCTGTGGAGTTTATAATAGCTCGGATTGGTCGCGTGCAAACCCAACAAAGTTCAATGAAACGTTCCTTCCGATGACTTGCTGTCGGAAACAGACGG GTGCCGTTGGATACGTATCTTGTCCGGATCCCAACAGTGCTACTCTGCGCAAAACTGGATGTATCGATTCTTTCGGCGACTTCATCAAGGCACACGCTGTAAGCCTAGGTGCTGCCGGTATAGCGCTGGCTGTCATTCAG TTCTTTGGTATTCTTTTTGCTTGTTATCTTGCGAAACAAATCAAGGTGCAAGGAGTAAGTAGTACCTATTAG